CCTCTTAGCAAGCAAACAAGCCTGCTTTTCAAAGGTTTGGTCAAGCATGCACAGTTTAATGTTTAAACCATTAGCAGCTGTGCTAGGCTACATTATCCCAAGCATAAATATGTTGCAAACTTATGTTATTCATTTGCGACTGCTGGTACAAGGTGATTAATGAATCCACAGAATGACAGTCACATCTTGCAGTGCTCAAAATCACATTACATTCAAGATCTGTGGTGGGTACCCCATATCATGTAGTAGTTAGTGATACAGGGTCTGCTGTATTGAGCTATGACTAAGTGGACAATAATTAGACCGTTATCTCGTGTATAACAGCGTGCAGATGTTATGGATCTCTCAACGACCTGGCTTGTCTGCCTTCTAGTCATAAGTAATTCTATCCATGTACATATTCAACAAGGTGATGCAAAGTGCAAATAGCGCAGCAATATATTAAAGCTGTGTGACATGGAAACTATAGAGGGATTATAACTTGTCTCATGCAAACTGGCCTATGTGACATCCACATTAACATAGCTGGCACAATGGCTAAAATTGATTCTGCATTGTTTATCACTAATGAAGTGTGAATACTGCTTATAATACAAAAAATATTAAAATCTATTGGCTTTTCACGATGCCTTTAGGGGCTTACATTAATTCAAGTATCAGGTTTGAGAACCCTACTACTGATCTTCTAATGATTTAAAGAATACTAGATAAAAAAATCCATCTGTGGTATAAAATGGCTGGTTGGCAGTCCTGTGAGCTAGAGCAGGGTGTCAGCGCAGTGCAGACGTGCATACACAGGCAAAGTCATAAGGAATACATCTGATCAAAGTTTTTAGTCCATGTCCCTGTGTCCTGGAAGACTCCGTCTGATTCTGTGGGCCCCGagggattgaatcccagagcggACTCCTGTTCCTCAGGGGTTAAAGGTTAACAGCAACATGTCGGTCACTTCTTTCCATTCAAGGAACTTTTTCCTATATTCTCAATGTTTAAGCTGGATGGGGGATCTACAactgaaaatatacatttttataaactataaaaataaaaaaaataaaaaaatgacattACAATAAGATTGATTAAGGAATGGGTCTCTTGACATTATTAGTATCTCTTAGTATTTATTTTCACCGTATTTGAATAGAAAAATCTCCATTgcaaagggagagaggggtgtgggCCACTACATTAAAGTGATTTAAAATAACAAGGTCAAAGAGATTGAACCAGGCATGAATCCCCTCAAAGGACAAAAATGATTTGAATGGTTGatcacaacaaaaaaaaacagcaagGGACGAGAATAATggaaacagtaaataacagtttGGGTGGTCTTGCTGGTGGAGAGGGGTTCTTGAGAGGAGGGGACTGGGGTTATTCTGTTCTCTTTAGTCATAGTACATAGTACCGTCAAACTCAGCCCTCTCTCCGTTGTTGACGAATTCATCAGGGTTGGAGCAGTACTTGTTGTCGTAGACCTGCCGAGGGAGGCCGTATGTGGTCATGCCCTGCTGGGACGCCATCTTGTTGGTGCCCATCTGCAGTGAAACGGTGGAGGTGTCGCATTCCTCCAAGCCCAGACTCTTGTCATAGATGTGTCTCCTGGTGCCAGGGGCCGTCATGCCAGACTGAGAGAGGAAGAAAAGCAGGGGAGGATTAAATATAGGCTACAAAGTGTAATATTTTATATCATATTAATTGCTTTCATGATAGGCAGAGAGGGAAAACTCCCAAGATGTGCAGAATGTTAGTCAATTCTATCTCTACCAGAGAATATCTATTTGTGAAATCAAATGGCGCCCCACCTGGTTGGCACCCTTATTGGTGCCCATCTGGAGGCTGATGGTGGACTGGTCCAGAGGGTTCTCCATTCCCCCCCTCGGGTCATACAGGTGACGCCGCGTGCCATAAGATGTCATGCCCTTCTGGCTGGCAAGTTTGTTGGTACCCATCTGGACAGACAGGCAAAGGTGGCGCACTGGTTATGCCTGAACTATAATACCATTAAACCAATCCTATCGGCCAAACTAAAAACAAATGAAGGTATGTTAtaacatgctgctactactacttataTTACACCTGTAATAACAGTGATATCTTAGTGTATAAGGTGTATATGATACAAAGACTGTTCTGACCTGCAGGCCGATGACATTGCGCCCTTCCTTCAGCATGTCTGGGGCGAAACGGCGCTGGTGTGCTGTTGCATACTTCACTCCCATGTCATGCTTGGAGTGGAAACCTTTGGACTGGGCCTGGTGAAAGAGGGGAAGGTTAGAAAGACAGATGATGGATCCTCACGTGAAGTAGAAGTAGGTTTCTTACAAGCCACTGACAATACTttctacatacagtactgtacaatGTACTGAGATTCCTCTATGGGTTTCCACTCACAATTCCAGCCAGGGTGATGAGCGTGCTCTGGACCTGGGTGTAGTTGGTATTCTCAAACAGGTCGTTGGCCTCAAACAAATCGTATGGCTTCATACCATAAACTGTGATAGCTCGGACAAAATTGCCAATGTTTTCCAGCTGGGCAATGAAAAGGAAAAATAATTAGCCAAGAGAAAATGGTCCACTGAGGTAAAAGCAAGAGTACAAACAAAGAGTTACTGAGTTATTTGTTATTTTGATATTTTGATATTGTCATGTTTCTTTAAATAGTCATTGTATTTGAGACTCAGGACTTCAGAATGGTCAGCTGTGTGGGGTTTTCTTCAAAGCCCTACTCACCAGTTGGATAATATTTTTCTCTTTTATTCTTGACAAATGGACCACCACATGTGAGTGCATTGATTCTTAGTAACATTGTATGTCATGGATGATTCTTGAAAGTGCCTCAACAAACACTTAAAAGTGCTGTTTTCTTTTTGAGTCTCATATAAAGAGATCTGAAGACGCATGCTGAGATGTGCCCCATTAAACAACGTAGCTGCAGCTTggaatgtaaataaataaacactatGCCAAGCAAAAGACTATCTATCTGGTTACATATTTCAGCGAGTTCAGTGGATGAAAGGTATGGAGTGGAAAAAACTACTGACTCTTGGCATGCTTATTGCTGCTCAATACTAAGCAAAGTATCTATAATAACTATAGCCTACTGCACGTCATGATGGGCATGATGTtatataataatacaaaaaaatgtattctgtCTCAGAACAAGCTTACCTGATGCCAGTTTTGAGGGGAAGTGTTAATCTTTCTCACAGATCCTGGCTGAAGTGTGTTGATAAGTCTACACACAAGGAAAGAGAAAGCACAGAACAGTCAAAATACTGTTCTGactttgagtggcccagtcatCATTAACAGTGGGGAAATGAATGAGACTGAATGATATTGGAAGCCACAGAAAGTAATATGGTGATATGACACACAATATGCTCTCTGCCATTCTGCATGACATTCTGCACGGCCACAGTACTGAGGAGAGTAATCGTTCACTCACTCGCACAAGATGACCCCATCCTTTAGGTTCTCCATGAAAGGATCAGCGATCTTCTTGCCTGTTACGTCCTGGATCCACAGCCTCAGCTCCTCCTCCTTCTGGGGGTCATACTTCTGGGCCAACTGAAGAGGCAGAGGTCAAatgttatacagtgcattcggaaagttttcagaccccttccctttttccacattttgttacatttcaaccttattctaaaatggattaagttaTTATTTTTCcgccacacacaataccccataacgacacaGCGAAAACAACGCAGtgaaggggtctgattactttcccaatgcactgtaaatgtgttgcaTTTGACTGCATCCTAACATCTGCAGACACTCAGGTCTTGTAACTGTCAGTTCTGCATGATGAATGATCTTGTGACAGGTGCTTGGCTACCtgaaaaataaaaatgatctTACAACAAACTAACTATAGTAAACGAGTCATAGAACTATGATATTTATCAGAGCTATTATCCCCCCTTCTCCCTTTTCCTTTCTCATCTTGTAACAGAGGGATAACATTCCTCTCCACTTTCCTTTGAAAGCCTACCCATTGTAATAAAACCTAACGATGAAGATTAGAGTTAAAAAACAACAGGAAGAAATGTTAAAATGGCCATGGGACATTCCTGCATGGAGAAACACTGATTCTCCGCTTCCATGTATTTCCCTATTGGCCCAAACGCATCCCCCTAATACCAGAAATTCTATGGTGGGTCTGTAGCCCCCTTCTCACTCTGCACTTTCTCCTTTTCTGAATGTTCTGCTCACTCACAGTCTGGGAGAGGGCTTGTGAGACCAGGAGCCAACACAAACAGGTATTTCAAAGCAGCAGGGTTTGCGTAGCTTCCAGTCCATCACACCAAACTTGGGAGAAACAGCTCTCCCTATTACTCCTCCctgtgctccctctctccctctgggtTTTCCGGAATCTGTCCTTTTACAGTGAGGCGATCTACTCAGGCAAACCACATCTGGTAATGAGATGCCAAGACCTGCAGACAGCACTTGCATCCAGCCAAGGTATTTTGGTCAGAGTTTCATTTAACTGTGTCAGGAGGTCAGGAATGTAATCAGAACTGGttcatttatttaaaaatgaGTCTTTGATGCCAAGATTGGCACCTATCCATTGATTCTATCAGTGTTTTTCATGTATTAACTCAGCGGAGAGAATATAAATTAAATCAGTGTAGGCCATGGCATAAGGAATAAAATGGTTTAAGTTGATACAAACAGGGGTGAAAGTAAGACAGAACGGTCCGGTATGGAGTACCGGCAAAATAAAGAGTGGGTGTACGTCATGCCGGTAAAACATGAACCTATCACAATTATTAAAACAGATTTCAAGAAAACTGTAGGCTATCACACTATTTTTCATACCGCATGTCATTCGCATGAAAAATGAGCGAATAGACTTGCAGTGTGGTTCAACAATAACACTGACATTTTGATAAGGCAGAGATGAGCGGCCGAGACCGAGATGCGCGCGGACAGCAGTGTACGCATCAATTCAGGTTACAATACTTGTGTAGGCCCAATGAAGGACAATCACCGAATGTCATTCAGAACACTTTGGTGTTTTGTAAGTGATGTCTCTTTGCATTTATCAAAAGGCACTGCTGTATGGATGTTGGAATTATTTTAGCGTGGATTGGCCTAATAGTTGGAATAGTAGTTGGAATAGTAACTGaggtctggacactgactgtaggtctcacATGTCGCCTATTATAATTTTAACTCCTGCAGAATATAGTGTTCCTCACAGTAAAATTATTATCAAAATGTTAATTTTGTCTCGGGATCAGGAGTGGAGAAATacgattgatttatttcagcatcttgagagaatgagaTTGAGGCTTTTAGGGACCTGTTGTGTAGCCTTAAAGTGCAATTTCATCAGCTACATAAAAGCTGACAGTATTGAATTTTCAGCCACATTAAATATGCTTCCAATACGAAATGAAATactatcagaaacatgttggatCGTTTTCACAGATTTTCATTTCCTTTAAACCGGTCAAACAGATGTCATTTGGAAATCTCCCTGGTTCCTAAACGTCCTCGGTCCGGGAGAGAAGCAGAAATGAAAGAGAAACTTTAACTATGTCACCTATACTGAACAAAGatttaaacgcaacatgcaacaatatcAAAGATTTGACtgggttacagttcatagaaagaaatcagtcaatttaaataaattaattcaCATGACTAGGTAGGGGCGCCGGAGTACGGGCCTGGGATGGCATAGGTCCATCAACtcgggagccaggtccacccactggtgAGTCAAGCCCAgctaatcagaatgagtttttccccacaaaagggctttattacagacagacatactcctcagcacccccacTCCCCCTCCTCAGGCGATCATGCAGGTGAAGAAggcggatgtggaggtcctggctggcatggttacaagtggtctgcggttgtgaggccagttggacttactgccaaattctctaaaacaacgttgtagGCCAGTATAATGATCATgtggtttaatcagcttcttgatctgCCACACCTGGCAaaggggaaatgctcactaacagggatgtcaacTAAATAAGCTTTTattgcatatggaacatttcagggatcctttatttcagctcatgaaacatgggaccaacactttacatgttgcatttatgtttttgttctgtATAGATTGTAGATGATGCATTGATCATTCTATCGATTTATGCCATCATTAGCAAGGCTTTATCTAGTATTCTAGATGATCATCAAGTAATAACAGAAGAGGAGCTGTAAggatctaattatagacaagttgactaacaaatgtTACGTAATAAAAAGCAGAAAAATATCTAAATATAGCTTTAAAACTATTCCCGCACCTTCTGTTGTTCAGAAGTACCTGAGTAACTTGCACAGGTAGCCTACATTACCCTTTGAAGTAATTgattgacaatcagatgaaaagaCATGACAGGTCATGTttatgccacattaaaaggtaggctaatacattttaaaagttaaagGACACATCTTTACTATTAGGCCtgtagagatcctattaaattaataGGGATTCTAAatgtaattctatgattaggcccatatAGATTTTCTTTAAGTGTGTACACACATTGGAGGTCCCTGTACCGGGAATACATTACATTTCCTTTCACCCCTGGATACAAACATGTTGAAGGTTGACATTCCAGTGAATCCACAAGGCCCTGTtctgtctgcctctcctctgcctcaACAGTGTTTTGTCATTCCCCACTGGAGTGtaaattgtttacagagagacaCTTGCTCAGGTTGTAAGACAGAGCTCAGGGACACCTTAAAAGGAGATTTAGGTTGCTGACGTACCTGTCTGTCAGACTCTGGAGCATATCCGCTGTCATCGGATGTCATGCCactggcatatatatatatatatatatatatatacagtgggtcaaaaaagtatttagtcagccaccaattgtgcaagttctcccacttaaaaagatgagagaggcctgtaattttcatcataggtacacttcaactatgaaagacaaaatgaagaaagaaaatccagaaaatcacattgtaggatttttaatgaatttatttgcaaattatggtgtaaaataagtatttggtcacctacaaacaagcaatatttctgttgttatcagtataaaagacacctgtccacaatctcaaacagtcacactccaaactccactatggccaagaccaaagagctgtcaaaggacaccagaaacgaaattgtagacctgcaccaagctgggaagaaggaatctgcaataggtaagcagcttggtttgaagaaatcaactgtgggagcaattattaggaaatggaagacatacaagaccactgataatctccctcgatctggggctccacgcaatatctcaccccgtggggtcaaaatgatcacaagaatggtgagcaaaaatcccagaaccacacggggggacctagtgaatgacctgcagagagctgggaccaaagtaacaaagcctaccatcagcaacacactacgccgccagggactcaaatcctgcagtgccagacgtgtccccctgcttaagccagtacatgtccaggcccgtctgaagtttgctagagagcatttggatgatccagaagaagattgggagaatgtcatatggtcagatgaaaccaaaatataactttttggtaaaaactcaactcgtcgtgtttggaggacaaagaatgctgagttgcatccaaagaacaccatacctactgtgaagcatgggggtggaaacatcatgctttggggctgtttttctgcaaagggacaaggacaactgatccgtgtaaaggaaagaatgaatggggccatgtatcgtgagattttgagtgaaaacctccttccatcagcaagggcattgaagatgaaacgtggctgtgtctttcagcatgacaatgatcccaaacacaccgcccgggcaatgaaggagtggcttcgtaagaagcagtctccagatctcaaccccatagaaaatctttggagggagttgaaagtccgtgttgcccaccaacagccccaaaacatcactgctctagaggagatctgcatggaggaatgggccaaaataccagcaacagtgtgtgaaaacattgtgaagacttacagaaaacgtttgacctctgtcattgccaacaaagggtatataacaaagtattgagataaacttttgttattgaccaaatacttattttccaccataatttgcaaataaattcataaaaaaatcctacaatgtgattttctggattttttttctcattttgtctgttatagttgaagtgtacctgtgatgaaaattacaggcctctctcatctttttaagtgggagaacttgcacaattggtggctgactaaatacttttttgccccactgtatgtatatatatatgtatatatatatgtgaagactaatatatatatatatatatatatatatacagtgccttgcgaaagtattctgcccccttgaactttgcgaccttttgccacatttcaggcttcaaacataaatatataaaactgtattttttttgcgaagaatcaacagcaagtgggacacaatcatgaagtggaacgacatttattggatatttcaaacttttttaacaaatcaaaaactgaaaaattgggcgtgcaaaattattcagcccccttaagttaatactttgtagcgccaccttttgctgcgattacagctgtaagtcgcttggggtatgtctctatcagttttgcacatcgagagactgaaattttttcccattcctccttgcaaaacagctcgagctcagtgaggttggatggagagcatttgtgaacagcagttttcagttctttccacag
This sequence is a window from Oncorhynchus mykiss isolate Arlee chromosome 13, USDA_OmykA_1.1, whole genome shotgun sequence. Protein-coding genes within it:
- the LOC110486482 gene encoding calponin-1 produces the protein MSKNFKGGPSFGLSAEVKSKLAQKYDPQKEEELRLWIQDVTGKKIADPFMENLKDGVILCELINTLQPGSVRKINTSPQNWHQLENIGNFVRAITVYGMKPYDLFEANDLFENTNYTQVQSTLITLAGIAQSKGFHSKHDMGVKYATAHQRRFAPDMLKEGRNVIGLQMGTNKLASQKGMTSYGTRRHLYDPRGGMENPLDQSTISLQMGTNKGANQSGMTAPGTRRHIYDKSLGLEECDTSTVSLQMGTNKMASQQGMTTYGLPRQVYDNKYCSNPDEFVNNGERAEFDGTMYYD